The nucleotide sequence TGAGCATGCTCGTGCGGCAGGCCCTGGTTCACGCGGGCGCCGGGGCGGACGTGGTCGCGCCTTCGGACATGATGGACGGCCGGGTCGCCGCCATCCGGCAAGCGCTCGAGGGCGCGGGTCATGTTCACACGCGCATCCTCGCCTATGCTGCCAAATACGCGTCGAGCTTTTACGGGCCATTCCGCGACGCGGTCGGCTCGGCCGCGAACTTGGGCAAGGGCGACAAGTCGACCTATCAGATGGACCCCGCCAATAGCGACGAGGCGCTGTGGGAGGTAGGGATGGATTTGCAGGAGGGCGCGGACATGATCATGGTCAAGCCGGGAATGCCGTACCTCGACGTCATCCGGCGGGTCAAGGACGCGTTCGGCGCGCCGACCTATGCTTATCAGGTTAGCGGCGAATATGCGATGTTGAAAGCGGCCGCGCAGAACGGCTGGCTCGACGAGCGTGCCTGCGTGCTCGAAGCCCTGCTCGCATTCAAGCGCGCCGGGGCCGATGGCGTGCTGACGTATTTCGCGCGCGACGCCGCGCGTTGGTTACGAAGCTAAATTTCGCTGCGCGGGGGGCCGATAAAAGCACGTGGGACCGCCTTTTCCAACTGACGAATCGGGAGTGGCAAGGTGACGCTGGATTTGCAAAAACTGATCGGGCGCGGCCGAAGCGTCGCGGATGACTTCGATCGAACCATCATCAGCTTCGAGTCGCCTTACCGCCTCAAGGACCTGAGCCCTGTTTCCGGAAGCGATCCCGAGACGCAGGAAGAAGGTCTGGGCGAAAAGCTCTTCAAGCTGCGCTTCGCCCAGCACGACGAGGTGTTCAACAACGCCAGCATGCTCGTGCAAAAGCGCTACGCCTGGCGCGGCTTCCCCAAGGCCCAGCTCAAGAAGT is from Thiobacillus denitrificans ATCC 25259 and encodes:
- the hemB gene encoding porphobilinogen synthase — encoded protein: MLPFGQFPGRRMRRMRRMRRDEFSRRLMRENVLTAQDLIYPLFVLDGENRSEAVGSMPGVERMSLDRLLPVAEECVELGIPALALFPVIDAGLKSAGAEEAANPEGLVPRVVAALKARFPELGVITDVALDPYTSHGQDGLVDASGYVMNDETVSMLVRQALVHAGAGADVVAPSDMMDGRVAAIRQALEGAGHVHTRILAYAAKYASSFYGPFRDAVGSAANLGKGDKSTYQMDPANSDEALWEVGMDLQEGADMIMVKPGMPYLDVIRRVKDAFGAPTYAYQVSGEYAMLKAAAQNGWLDERACVLEALLAFKRAGADGVLTYFARDAARWLRS